A single Thermoanaerobacterium sp. RBIITD DNA region contains:
- a CDS encoding dodecin family protein — MAVVKILNVVGDSTKSWDDAIQNAVAEASKTVDNISGIEVMNQTANVKDGKIVEYKANLQIAFRVER; from the coding sequence ATGGCTGTAGTAAAAATATTAAATGTTGTAGGAGATTCAACAAAAAGTTGGGATGATGCCATTCAAAATGCGGTTGCAGAAGCATCAAAAACAGTTGATAATATTTCGGGTATCGAAGTAATGAATCAAACAGCTAATGTCAAAGACGGTAAAATAGTCGAATACAAAGCAAATTTGCAGATTGCATTTAGAGTTGAAAGATAA
- a CDS encoding sulfide/dihydroorotate dehydrogenase-like FAD/NAD-binding protein, protein MANRLECIDAGSDYCPCYLAELNECITCSQLQGKKFCDCNWKGVCIYQEYVWAGNKAKSTRNTIFSNVIDKQKINDSLLILTLSVPNKMARDLNEPGSYVFLRGVSSPSFFDTPMSIMYSDEMKGIIKVAIQINGPKTRLIDECKGEVYLRGPYWNGLMGHRYIKGIRNSKCLVVLRGIAQAPGVIVINKLHKNNNDITVIIDKGKIGENFINSNLSDLKLNILETDLLSIEGQKLLKNTIADNDIKLIYSGGSDEQHLNILDYIDMFNNDAYLAVSNNNTICCGEGICGSCEVQIDGQKIRSCKVQLDVRKAIERRILHA, encoded by the coding sequence ATGGCGAATAGGCTCGAATGCATTGATGCGGGTAGTGATTATTGTCCATGCTATTTAGCTGAGTTAAACGAGTGTATAACATGTTCGCAACTACAGGGGAAAAAATTTTGTGATTGCAATTGGAAAGGAGTTTGCATATATCAAGAATATGTATGGGCAGGTAATAAAGCTAAGTCAACAAGAAATACAATTTTTTCAAATGTCATTGATAAACAAAAAATAAACGATAGTTTACTGATATTGACACTTTCGGTACCAAATAAAATGGCAAGAGACCTTAATGAACCTGGCTCATACGTATTTTTGAGGGGAGTTTCAAGCCCATCTTTTTTTGATACTCCAATGTCAATTATGTACTCTGATGAAATGAAAGGAATAATAAAGGTTGCCATACAAATCAACGGTCCCAAAACGCGCTTAATTGATGAATGTAAAGGAGAAGTATACTTACGAGGACCATATTGGAATGGATTAATGGGGCATAGATATATAAAAGGTATTAGAAACTCTAAATGTTTAGTTGTTTTAAGAGGAATTGCACAAGCACCTGGCGTTATTGTAATTAATAAACTTCATAAAAATAATAATGACATTACTGTAATAATTGATAAAGGAAAAATTGGAGAGAACTTCATCAATTCAAATTTGTCTGATTTGAAATTAAATATTCTAGAAACGGATTTATTGAGTATTGAAGGGCAAAAACTTTTAAAAAATACGATTGCAGATAATGATATTAAGTTAATATATAGCGGTGGTTCTGATGAACAACATTTGAATATCCTTGATTATATAGATATGTTTAATAATGATGCATATCTTGCAGTATCAAATAATAATACAATATGCTGTGGAGAAGGAATATGCGGTAGCTGTGAGGTACAGATTGATGGACAGAAAATAAGATCTTGCAAAGTTCAGCTCGATGTAAGAAAGGCAATTGAAAGGAGGATTTTACATGCTTAA
- the scpB gene encoding SMC-Scp complex subunit ScpB: protein MNIDCVVESILFAAGSPIKLKTLSDVLGVSIDDVKSAYARLKKLYNDNDRGIDIIMVNNALEMCSNEKYADYIKKALGLDIKQGLSQAALEVLSIIAYNQPITRIDIEKIRGVKCEKALNTLLEFNLIKENGRVNGPGRAILYSTTDDFLKYFNLPSLKDLPPLNDVT, encoded by the coding sequence ATGAATATAGATTGTGTAGTAGAATCGATTTTATTTGCGGCAGGAAGTCCAATTAAATTAAAAACACTTAGTGATGTTTTAGGAGTTTCTATTGATGATGTTAAATCTGCTTATGCGAGATTAAAAAAGTTATATAATGACAATGATCGCGGAATAGATATTATAATGGTAAATAATGCTCTTGAAATGTGTTCAAATGAAAAATATGCAGATTACATAAAGAAGGCTTTAGGACTCGACATAAAACAGGGACTTTCACAGGCTGCACTCGAAGTCCTTTCAATAATAGCATATAATCAACCAATTACAAGAATAGATATAGAAAAAATAAGAGGTGTTAAGTGCGAAAAAGCTCTAAACACACTACTTGAGTTCAACTTAATTAAAGAAAATGGTAGAGTGAATGGGCCAGGAAGAGCTATTTTATATTCAACAACAGATGATTTTCTAAAATATTTTAATTTGCCTTCTTTAAAGGATTTACCACCACTAAATGATGTAACATAG
- a CDS encoding DUF2953 domain-containing protein, with product MNYLYIIAFFIFVIIMIYFLPLTIKIKFNSIGKNFIFDIYVYVLYFFKIGLYNMYYKSVDENDRLEIVIKTLFGIKLFNLVIDVANLTMKDKKPVIEYNIHRKSLFKIIHKKNNNKVFSFHDIKRILHTMYINKDNFYNTYINFLRTITFRKLNVEITEGFNDAALTSIFYGLINGILYPVVTHIYYNTKFLARPQISIKPYYGKTVLESSFDCILDFRYGNIIINGIKLIKNFKWR from the coding sequence GTGAATTATTTATACATAATAGCATTTTTTATATTTGTTATAATAATGATATATTTTTTACCATTGACAATTAAGATCAAATTTAATAGTATAGGCAAAAATTTTATATTTGATATTTATGTATATGTTCTATATTTTTTTAAAATAGGTTTGTATAACATGTATTATAAAAGTGTAGATGAAAATGACAGGCTTGAAATAGTTATTAAAACTTTATTTGGAATTAAATTATTTAACTTAGTAATTGATGTTGCAAATTTAACTATGAAAGATAAGAAACCAGTTATTGAGTATAATATACATAGAAAATCTCTGTTTAAGATTATACATAAAAAAAATAATAATAAAGTATTTAGCTTTCACGATATAAAAAGGATATTACACACAATGTATATAAACAAAGATAATTTTTATAATACATATATTAATTTTTTAAGGACAATTACATTTAGAAAACTAAATGTTGAAATTACAGAAGGCTTTAATGATGCAGCATTGACTTCAATTTTTTATGGTTTAATCAATGGTATTTTATATCCAGTGGTAACACATATTTATTATAATACTAAATTTTTAGCAAGGCCTCAAATAAGTATTAAACCATATTATGGTAAAACTGTGTTAGAAAGTAGCTTTGATTGCATATTAGATTTTAGATATGGTAATATTATAATTAATGGTATAAAATTAATAAAGAATTTTAAATGGAGGTGA
- a CDS encoding site-2 protease family protein produces MNFIISYLIRIPALIIAMSFHEYSHGFVADKLGDPTPRQNGRLTLNPLAHIDPLGLLMLFIIYFGWAKPVPINPYYFKDRRKGVLYVSLAGPLSNVLLAAITKILLNFFVNVPILGAILYSLYKYNLVFAVFNIIPVPPLDGSKVLWSLLPPKQAYTFSQYEQFGQIALLLLLFTGVISNIMNPLVYGLDTLISTILIPFGVG; encoded by the coding sequence ATGAACTTTATTATAAGTTACTTAATAAGAATACCGGCATTGATAATCGCTATGAGTTTTCATGAATATAGTCATGGTTTTGTTGCTGATAAATTAGGTGACCCTACTCCAAGGCAGAATGGTAGGTTGACTCTTAATCCACTAGCACATATAGATCCATTAGGACTTTTGATGTTATTTATAATCTATTTTGGTTGGGCAAAACCTGTTCCTATAAATCCATATTATTTTAAAGATAGGAGAAAAGGTGTACTTTATGTGTCATTAGCAGGACCTTTATCAAATGTTTTATTAGCAGCAATTACAAAGATTTTACTAAATTTTTTCGTGAATGTTCCTATATTAGGTGCTATTTTATATAGCTTATACAAATACAATTTAGTTTTTGCGGTATTTAACATAATACCTGTACCACCACTTGACGGTTCTAAAGTTTTATGGAGTCTTCTTCCTCCTAAGCAGGCATATACATTTTCACAATATGAACAATTTGGACAGATTGCATTGCTTTTGTTATTATTTACTGGTGTAATTAGCAATATAATGAATCCATTAGTGTATGGTCTCGACACATTAATATCGACTATTTTAATTCCATTTGGGGTGGGATAA
- a CDS encoding CCA tRNA nucleotidyltransferase, with the protein MNVKSYIVGGYIRDKILNVESNDIDVTVEGDGIQFASELNKFLKGALELHPDFKTASIKTDEYLIDIVSARKEYYIHPGALPKVEFADITEDIKRRDFTINMLAFDIANNKLLDLYNGIDDINKKVIRVVHNMSFIDDPTRIFRALRYSGRLNFKIEPNTERLMIQSIADGYINNISSDRIMNEIYLILLENEPETIIEKMKFYSIDKEIFKEIKINSRSLNTLIDDGNLLLYRFILMFYYIDKAGLNYICERYNLKSEFSNSLNCLIELRGRLKLVKNDNILIYNIFKDKRIEILKALYIMENEDIKKAIDIYLKKLMLLKLEVDGNDIMKLGLKPSPIYKIILSKIFNNKLSGKIRDKKDELNLLKIYVEKVKRGESI; encoded by the coding sequence ATGAATGTTAAATCATATATTGTCGGAGGATACATAAGAGACAAGATTTTAAATGTAGAGAGTAATGATATAGATGTTACCGTTGAGGGTGATGGAATTCAATTTGCTTCTGAGTTAAATAAATTTTTAAAAGGTGCATTAGAACTACATCCTGATTTTAAAACTGCATCAATAAAAACGGATGAATATCTAATAGATATCGTGTCAGCTAGGAAGGAATATTATATTCATCCTGGAGCATTGCCAAAGGTAGAGTTTGCCGACATAACAGAAGACATAAAAAGAAGGGATTTCACTATAAACATGTTGGCATTTGACATAGCAAATAATAAATTATTAGATTTATATAATGGTATCGACGATATAAATAAAAAAGTAATTAGAGTTGTCCATAATATGAGCTTCATTGATGATCCGACTCGCATATTTAGAGCTTTAAGATATAGTGGCAGGTTAAACTTTAAAATAGAGCCAAATACCGAAAGATTGATGATACAATCTATTGCTGATGGTTACATTAATAATATATCGTCTGATAGAATTATGAATGAAATATATTTGATATTACTTGAAAACGAACCTGAGACTATCATTGAAAAAATGAAATTTTATTCAATTGATAAAGAAATATTTAAAGAAATTAAGATAAATTCAAGAAGTTTAAATACTTTAATTGATGATGGTAATCTTTTGTTATATAGATTTATATTGATGTTTTACTACATTGACAAAGCAGGCTTAAATTATATATGTGAAAGGTATAATCTTAAAAGCGAATTTTCCAACTCACTAAATTGTCTAATAGAATTAAGAGGAAGATTAAAATTAGTAAAAAATGATAATATTTTAATCTACAATATATTTAAAGACAAGAGAATAGAGATTTTAAAAGCTTTATATATAATGGAAAATGAAGATATTAAAAAAGCTATTGACATTTATTTAAAAAAATTAATGCTATTAAAGCTTGAAGTTGATGGCAATGATATAATGAAATTAGGACTAAAACCATCTCCTATTTATAAGATAATTCTCAGTAAAATTTTTAATAACAAGTTATCTGGTAAAATAAGAGATAAGAAAGATGAATTAAATCTTTTAAAAATATACGTAGAAAAAGTAAAAAGAGGTGAATCAATATGA
- a CDS encoding D-alanyl-D-alanine carboxypeptidase family protein, which translates to MKKLVTYLLLTNFLMSPITIKAENIKVPQVAAKAAIVMDQNSGRILYEKNINEKLPMASTTKIMTLLLALEYGNLNDIVTVSKRAASVGGSSIWLSAGEKISLSNLLYGLMLNSGNDAATAIAEHIGGSVENFARMMNIKAKEIGAYNTNFVTPSGLDIGIKDHYTTAYDLALITRYAFNNYSKFAEIVSTKEKTIPWSGRDYGRYLRNKNKMLWQYEGGDGVKTGFTNKAGRCLVSSATRDGHRLISVVLNSGPMWDDSQNILDYSFAKYKPLNIIKKGQIVKTIIVQNGKSKYLPLLYNDDFTLPVSDDEVLNIKVNIDIPRIKKAPVGIGEKIGRASIVLNGSVMGSIDIVSGKTIDEKDYKYNLETIIKNWLNLFQYENS; encoded by the coding sequence ATGAAAAAGCTAGTAACGTATTTACTTTTAACTAATTTCCTTATGTCCCCTATAACCATTAAAGCTGAAAACATAAAGGTACCACAAGTTGCGGCAAAAGCTGCGATTGTCATGGATCAAAATTCTGGTAGAATTTTATACGAAAAAAATATTAACGAAAAATTGCCAATGGCTAGTACTACAAAAATTATGACACTGCTTTTGGCACTGGAATACGGAAATTTAAATGATATTGTTACAGTAAGCAAAAGAGCTGCAAGTGTAGGAGGTTCGTCAATATGGCTTTCAGCAGGTGAAAAGATATCTTTGTCGAATCTTTTATATGGGCTAATGCTTAATTCGGGAAATGATGCAGCAACGGCGATAGCAGAACATATAGGTGGTAGTGTAGAAAATTTCGCTCGGATGATGAACATTAAAGCTAAAGAAATAGGTGCATACAATACAAATTTTGTTACACCATCTGGTCTTGATATAGGCATAAAAGACCATTACACAACTGCTTACGATTTAGCACTTATTACAAGGTATGCTTTCAATAATTACAGTAAATTTGCTGAAATTGTTTCGACAAAAGAAAAAACAATACCTTGGAGTGGACGCGATTATGGGCGATATTTGAGAAATAAAAATAAGATGCTCTGGCAATATGAAGGCGGAGATGGAGTTAAAACAGGATTTACTAATAAGGCTGGAAGATGCCTTGTTTCATCAGCAACAAGAGATGGGCATAGATTAATTTCTGTAGTTCTCAATAGTGGCCCTATGTGGGATGATTCACAAAATATTCTTGATTATTCTTTTGCAAAATATAAACCTTTAAACATAATTAAAAAGGGCCAAATAGTTAAAACTATAATTGTTCAAAATGGTAAAAGCAAATATCTACCATTGCTTTATAATGATGATTTTACATTGCCTGTTTCAGATGATGAAGTACTAAATATTAAAGTTAATATCGATATACCGAGAATAAAAAAAGCTCCTGTAGGCATAGGAGAAAAAATTGGTAGGGCAAGTATAGTTTTAAATGGCAGCGTCATGGGTTCCATAGATATAGTTTCTGGTAAAACAATTGATGAAAAAGATTATAAGTATAACCTTGAAACAATAATTAAAAATTGGTTAAATTTATTTCAATATGAAAACTCTTAG
- a CDS encoding segregation/condensation protein A yields MYNIKIETFEGPFDLLFHLIEKNEIDIRDIPIAKVLDQYMEYLNTMQELDLDVTTEFILMAATLLEIKSSMLLPKVQADGRQMEMEEADPREELVERLLEYKKYKMFANELKKLNLYGMRFFREIPDIKYIDKSLSLKYTASDLKSAYLKITNKLNNNIMPIKYAKDKFTVEDKIKQFIDKLVLRPFIKFSEFIRNCQKIEKVVSFMALLELVKLNKIIAEQNKIFGDIIIKRQQR; encoded by the coding sequence ATGTACAACATAAAGATAGAAACATTTGAAGGTCCTTTCGACCTTTTGTTTCATCTAATTGAGAAAAATGAAATAGATATAAGAGATATTCCTATTGCAAAAGTTCTTGATCAATATATGGAATATTTAAATACTATGCAAGAATTAGACCTTGATGTTACAACGGAATTCATATTAATGGCAGCTACTTTGCTTGAAATTAAGTCCAGTATGCTTTTGCCAAAAGTGCAGGCTGATGGTAGACAGATGGAGATGGAGGAAGCTGATCCAAGAGAAGAGCTCGTGGAGAGGTTATTGGAGTACAAAAAATATAAAATGTTTGCAAATGAGTTAAAAAAATTAAATCTATACGGAATGAGATTTTTTAGAGAAATCCCAGATATAAAGTATATAGATAAGTCATTGTCATTAAAATATACTGCATCTGACCTTAAAAGTGCATATTTAAAGATAACTAATAAATTAAATAATAACATAATGCCGATTAAATATGCAAAAGATAAATTTACAGTAGAAGATAAAATCAAGCAGTTTATTGATAAATTAGTTTTACGACCTTTCATTAAGTTTAGTGAATTTATACGAAATTGTCAAAAGATAGAAAAAGTTGTTTCATTTATGGCTTTGTTGGAGCTTGTAAAATTAAATAAAATTATAGCGGAACAAAATAAAATTTTTGGCGATATTATTATTAAAAGGCAGCAGAGGTGA
- the spoVAE gene encoding stage V sporulation protein AE, translating into MDYIRAFIVGGIICVIAQILIDKTKLTPGRILVLYVTLGAILGGIGIYKKLIDIGGAGATIPILGFGNSLAQGAIKAVKKDGITGAFTGGLTATAGGIAAAVFFGYLFSIIFTPKTKK; encoded by the coding sequence ATGGATTATATAAGGGCCTTTATTGTTGGCGGTATAATCTGTGTTATAGCACAAATATTGATAGATAAGACAAAATTAACACCTGGACGTATTTTAGTCTTATATGTTACACTTGGTGCTATATTAGGCGGAATTGGCATTTATAAAAAATTAATTGATATAGGTGGCGCAGGTGCTACAATCCCAATTCTTGGTTTCGGTAATTCATTAGCGCAAGGTGCAATAAAAGCGGTAAAAAAAGATGGTATTACAGGTGCTTTTACAGGTGGACTAACAGCAACTGCTGGTGGTATTGCTGCAGCAGTATTTTTTGGTTACTTATTTTCGATTATATTTACACCTAAAACTAAAAAATAA
- the ytfJ gene encoding GerW family sporulation protein produces MSDHPIEGLMKTTMESLKDMIDVNTIVGDAVEAPDGTVIIPISRVTFGFAAGGGEFQKSQDKDKSQGQQDNQEAKIPFGGGSGAGVSVQPVAFMVVGQGQIRLLPVNQNAMVERIIDLAPKLMEELQNVFGKNKTYKKSTPITVTNNVD; encoded by the coding sequence ATGAGTGATCATCCGATAGAAGGTTTAATGAAAACAACAATGGAAAGTCTTAAAGACATGATTGATGTAAATACAATAGTAGGTGATGCCGTAGAAGCACCAGACGGGACGGTGATCATACCGATTTCTAGAGTAACTTTTGGATTCGCTGCTGGCGGAGGAGAATTCCAAAAATCTCAGGACAAAGATAAAAGTCAAGGACAGCAAGATAATCAAGAAGCGAAAATTCCTTTCGGTGGGGGGAGCGGTGCAGGAGTATCTGTGCAACCCGTAGCCTTTATGGTGGTTGGACAAGGTCAAATTAGACTTTTACCTGTTAATCAAAATGCTATGGTGGAAAGAATAATTGATTTGGCGCCTAAATTAATGGAAGAGCTGCAGAATGTATTTGGGAAAAATAAAACATATAAAAAATCTACACCTATAACTGTTACGAATAATGTAGATTAA
- the spoVAC gene encoding stage V sporulation protein AC — translation MEKDIKKQQEYKDIAQKYEPKPTLLKNMIWAFIVGGLICDIGQIFQNLFVSHGMKPEQAGTPVAILMVFLGAFFTGIGVYDDLGRFAGAGSVVPITGFANSIVSPAMEFKREGYVFGVASRMFNIAGPVIVYGVGTSILVGIIYYFLK, via the coding sequence ATGGAAAAAGATATAAAAAAACAGCAAGAATATAAAGATATAGCACAAAAATACGAACCAAAACCTACGTTATTAAAAAATATGATTTGGGCTTTTATTGTTGGCGGTCTAATATGTGATATCGGACAGATATTTCAAAATCTATTTGTATCACATGGAATGAAGCCTGAACAAGCAGGCACACCAGTTGCTATATTAATGGTTTTTTTAGGTGCATTCTTTACAGGCATTGGTGTTTATGATGACCTTGGGAGATTCGCTGGTGCAGGTTCAGTTGTACCTATAACAGGTTTTGCTAATTCTATTGTATCACCAGCAATGGAATTTAAAAGAGAAGGATATGTATTTGGCGTTGCCTCAAGAATGTTTAATATAGCGGGACCTGTAATAGTTTATGGGGTTGGCACATCAATTCTTGTAGGAATAATTTATTATTTTCTTAAATGA
- the spoVAD gene encoding stage V sporulation protein AD, with amino-acid sequence MALKRIGSQTVKFVNPPTILSSGTIVGPKEGQGPLKDYFDMILTDDTYGEKSWEKAECKMFQDSVNLALKKANLNITDIDYLIGGDLLNQIITSSFAARQFNVPTFGLYGACSTMAEGLSIGSMLIDGGYADYVIATTASHFSTAERQYRFPLEQGIQRPFTSQWTVTGSGSSLLSSTGNGPYITHVTTGKVVDLGIKDANNMGAAMAPAAADTIIAHFKDTGFTINDYDLIITGDMARVGKNILMELLTKEGYDIESKYKDCGIEIFDETQDVHSGGSGAGCSAVVLNGWLLNQINNGIYNRILFVATGALLSPTSAQQGESIPGIAHAVTITGHI; translated from the coding sequence ATGGCTCTAAAAAGAATTGGATCACAAACAGTTAAATTTGTGAACCCACCTACAATATTATCATCAGGGACAATAGTAGGCCCTAAAGAGGGACAAGGTCCTTTGAAAGATTATTTTGATATGATTTTAACAGATGATACTTATGGAGAAAAAAGTTGGGAAAAAGCAGAATGCAAAATGTTTCAGGATTCTGTGAATCTCGCTTTAAAAAAAGCAAATCTAAATATTACAGATATAGATTATTTAATTGGCGGCGACCTATTAAATCAAATTATTACTTCAAGCTTTGCTGCAAGGCAATTTAATGTACCAACATTTGGTTTATATGGTGCATGTTCTACGATGGCAGAGGGGCTTTCAATAGGCTCAATGCTTATAGATGGGGGATATGCCGACTATGTAATTGCTACAACCGCAAGCCATTTTTCAACAGCCGAAAGGCAATACAGGTTTCCATTGGAACAAGGCATCCAAAGGCCATTTACATCACAATGGACAGTAACGGGCTCGGGCTCATCTTTATTAAGTTCTACGGGAAATGGTCCTTATATTACACATGTAACAACAGGTAAAGTAGTAGACCTAGGAATAAAGGATGCAAACAATATGGGAGCTGCAATGGCCCCTGCTGCGGCCGATACGATAATAGCACATTTTAAAGATACGGGATTTACTATAAATGATTATGACTTAATAATTACTGGAGATATGGCAAGAGTTGGTAAAAACATATTAATGGAATTACTTACAAAGGAAGGCTATGATATTGAAAGCAAATATAAAGACTGTGGTATTGAAATATTTGATGAAACACAGGATGTTCACTCAGGTGGCAGTGGTGCGGGTTGCTCAGCGGTGGTCTTAAATGGATGGCTTTTAAATCAAATTAATAATGGAATTTACAATAGAATTTTATTTGTAGCAACAGGTGCATTATTATCACCAACTAGCGCACAGCAAGGAGAATCCATTCCAGGCATAGCACATGCTGTTACAATTACAGGACATATTTAG